TTCTCATTACAACGGAATTCACATTTCATCGCCATGTATCAGTCAACGTTAATTCAGGGTTTCCACTAAAACAAATGAAACTTTCTTTTTAGACATCGGTGTAGAAAACAGTGGTGCAAGTTTCTCATTACCCAAAAGGGTGCTTTTGATCCAACTGTGCTAAATTTTGAATATGCTAAAATTGATGCGCATACCGTATGTTTATGTGGCTGGTGTTTTCAGAACTAACACCAGTCTCCCTGTCATAATTTCTGTCATTTCTCTCATGCCTTGCATTATTTGTCGTACAGGTCAGTACGAGAAAATAATGAACTTGCGCACCGTGAACCCAGATCTGAAAATTCTGCTGGCCATAGGTGGATGGACTCATGGAACCGCACCTTTCACTGCAGTGGTAGATGATCCTAACGACATGGCCGCATTTGCTGCCAACGCATTGACTTACCTGAAAACCTACCAGTTTGACGGCTTGGATTTAGACTGGGAATATCCTGGTGGCAATGGTAGTCCCCCAGAGGACAAACAGCGTTTCACTTCCTTTGTTCAGGTCGGTATCCCGTACCTATTGCCATGTGATGACAGTAGTGTAGCACTTGCAAACTTCAAGGCCTTCACAGATGAAATGGTTTCTCTTGTAGAAACTTCGCCAAGTCTTTGACGATGACGGAGTGGTCAACAACCGCGCTCCTCTGTTGCTGACAGCAGCTGTTGCCGCTGGCAAAAGTACCATCGACAATGCCTATGAAATTGACCTCATATCTCGGTAACATTTGGGGTGGCCTGGTGTCTCCAAGATTCGTGCCCTTTTTGGCTTCATAACTATGTCATACTCACTGACCACTTTCTTGTGTATTTCAGAGATTTGGATTTCATCAATTTGATGAGCTACGATCTTCATGGAAGCTGGGAAGCCACCACTGGACATCACAGCGCACTGTTTGGTCGTGCTGGTGAAGTTGGAACGGCTGCTTATATGAATGTGGTaggttgttattttaaaagcaTGAATTCGTGGGAAATATCTCTTTTTCCATCTTATCGCTTCGGAAATAATCAATTTATGTACAGGATTACGCTGTCAACTACTGGATCAATCTTGGTGCACCTCCAGAGAAGCTAGTATTAGGAATCGGCTTGTATGGCAGATCTTTCACACTGGCTAGTTTCAGTAATACGGGAGTAGGAGCGTCCGCTGTCGGGGCGGGTTCGCCCGGTACTTATACCGGAGAAGCAGGGTTGTTGGCTTACTACGAGGTGTGTGCATGCATTCCCAAGATTTGAAGGGagaaaaattttgtttatctaCATTCATATGATTTAGGATCCATTGATACATCGCTAGTTCTATCGTCGCTTTCAATGTCAATTAACAGGTGTGTTACAATTTGAAATACAATGGTTGGACACGACAGTGGCACAGTGAACACAAGGCTCCCTACGCGTATCACGGGACCCAGTGGATTGGATATGATGATGGCGAGAGTATCAACATAAAGGTAAAGTTTGAACAGAAAAGCTCAACATTCCAACTTTTGTAACTCCTCCTTGCGATCTATTCCTTCTTCTACCGGCACCATTTTCTTTACAGATTGATTATATAAAGACTAAAGGACTAGGAGGCGGCATGGTCTGGTCTCTTGACCAAGACGATTTCAGCAACAGTTGTGGCGATGGACCGTATCCTCTCATGAACCTACTGCGAAGTGGATTGGCCAGATTGTTAGGGACATCAACGTTGATGACTTCGACATTCAGTTCATCAACATCGCTATTTTCCACTTTATTTCCTAGTACGACACAAGAACAAGCGAAATCACCCCTAGCAACGATTGATAACTTAAGTAGTAGTAAATCTGTTGTTACAAGAACAACACAAAACCTGAAAGCATCAACGAACAATTTGAATACACCTAGCCCAACTTCCTGTGAAGGTAGCACATGTATTAATTAGTCAAATATTTTAGTCGATATTGTTAAGTTAAGGAACTGTGATACTAGTATGCGTGTACCACATTTACTCTTCAGTATGTATTAAACAGCTCCTCAGCCTTGTGTAGACGGTCAGCTTTATGGAGACAGATGTGACATCCATAAGTATTACCAATGTGCATCTGGTATTGCATGGCAATTTCAGTGTGCAGCAGGAACAGTCTGGGATGAACGGATCAAAAATTGTAACTGGGATTATCTTGTTCTTACATCATCCGCCCCATGTGGATGTGGGCGTGAGTACAAAGAATACTTCAATTTGTTATAGTTTTGTTCAACATAATGTGTTCCATAGAACattagttttaaaaatcatatgacCTGGCTTTATGTAATTAAAGTATTGTTTTCAGCTCCAGCAAGTTGTGTGAATGGAAGGTTCTATGAAGATAAATGTGATATGAAGCTATATTACCAATGTGCGCATGGTATTCCTTATCCATTTGAATGTCATCCTGGAACTCTTTGGGATGTCACAATCACTAGCTGTAACTGGGACTACGCAGTCCCCAGCAGATCACCCCCTTTGGGTTCAGACTGCAGCAGTTACGGCACAACTTCAACGCCGGTTCAGCAGACAACTGTAGGGTATACAAAGACCTCCACACATGTGCCTAATACAACTAATCAAGAAGGAGGACTCGCAACCACTAAGTCAAATCACATGGATTCTTCGTCTGTGGAAGTGCTCACTTCGTCTACGACAGTGGCACCATCTTCTAATCAAACAGCATCAAAGATACAATCTACCCAAACATCAATTGTCTCACAGTCATACCCAACTCCAACCGATGCGCCAACAAACTATCGTCCTACAGATTATTCAACGGCATTCACCGATAGGGGAGCGACGTTCAGCAATACGTATCCTGAAGTTAAGTCTACTTCATTCACAATGACCACTGAAGGTGACGCATCATCACAGACCCTAAAACAGATCACAACGTCATCAACTGCCATTACTACAAATTACATATCGCCTTTATCCCAGCAACAAACCACAGCAACGTTGCCCCATACTGGCACTACAATTCGTGCAGTATCTCAAACCCAGCAACAACCGACAACTACGTTGCCCATTGCTGTCACTACGAATGGTGCATTATCTCAAGCCCAGcaacaaacaacaacagaaaCCCAGTCAACGACTGCTTGTGGCCGTAAGTTTTGGGAACTAATACTTGGTACATGCTAGACTTTTACAGCAAATATAATGCAGTATTCTTTTTCGTGATAGCTgtaaaatgatatgaaaatagTCTTTTAAAAGATCATAGTTGTATGTAAATTTCCCTTTCAGCCCCAGACACTTGTCCATTCCCTGCCTGGGATTCCGGAAGCATAAGTTTGACGTCACACATTCTGCTAATTCCAACAGCAGTTCTACTAGTATTTGCTTCGTTTAATCGCTTGTTTTGATTCTGAATTTAGTATGAATCTAATTAACATAATTACAGTTGTATAGAAGAAGAAAGTAAATATTGCTATATTTAAAAGTTATTATGACCTCTTAACTATTGCtttatattttatcaatctgTGTGTAATACAAGAATTTGTTTCTTAAATGACATTGTAGATAGctgtttcttcaataaaaattgaaCTCGGAAATATCCGtgtcttgtgatcagtcatttaaaaattactttgttaaaggGGCAGTCATGGAGATCTTTCATGTAAAAGACCAAGTacaaatgatgtcacgtttgattcacttttaccttacgtccacagacaattaggtccacatcttattcgtacaaaacttttctctattccattgagagttttgcATACGTTATTTGAAAAAGCCACAACTAGtgtatacttggatttttcagcacccgaatatagactgaactctatgattatgaaTGTTgtcaatcacaggctctttaaaccaccacgggtcatgAATGATATTcattccaaatcatgccgcctgTCCCTTAAGCTCAGATTTACAAAGGAGTAGATACCGTCaccataagcaacattcttcttcataaaagagttcagtcgtgtattcaaacttatttcaatttcaagtttacacccagtatttcctacaaatatacttctactattgcatctaaactttttaattataaacaaactttgcagtgcctagatatataCCATCTTATACTTTATCCACTtgcgtgttcttgttcttcatctttttCAAATATAGACCAGCtcgacatgtcattactggggatgttgatatagttgaaaatgaggacctgaaatcatttattctaaaaaggtcctaaatacagataatctcagtctttcaattggcgatagaacttcatctctattatgaattctgtcgaagattatgccaaacgatgggctaaatatgaaaaagaagagcTTGCtatattgtcagaatggattaaaggtataagaggaatattaaaattttaaaacaaacgtatgtatcatctatccttctgtgtttaggaAACCAggagtgataaaagaattagataggttacatgaggaatatgttttggttccagctgacaaagcttgtaacaacattgtcttggtttgtaaggctcattatcacaactgtattttaaacgaacttggcatttaTTCCACTtctggtaatcgtacttatagtcaaactgccctttcaaaagatgaaattctccAAAACCATGCTtaagttttagacacatttaatatcccagtcaatggatcAAATGAATAAGAGTTACCGTACTTATActagattcctaaactacataaaaacccttacaaacaaagatacattgttggatccagtaagtgctctaccaagcccctatctttgctcctcacgaaaatattaacagctgtgaaggagaaacttcaaacttactgtgccactacatatgacagaagtggtgtaaatcaaatgtagattcaaaaatattctaaagaaattttagtaaacttgaaattgcaaaatTATTCTCAattcaacaacatcaaaacgtatgaattttcaacactttacactaccattcctcatgatgaattaaagactaaactttttgacatcatagacagttgcttcctcaacaaaaatgaaaaacggaaatattcatatctagtgatcagtcatccaaaacattattttgttaaacaccactctgattccacgcacaggcattctgaagttgaaataaataacatgctagagttcctcattgacaatatcttcgtggtctttggtgatcaggtcttccaacagtctgttggaattcccatgggcacgaattgtgctcctttattagctgacctgtttttatattcctatgaagcagaatttattcaaaaacttctacgtgagaagaaaaacatatcttgctgtggccttcaattcgacatttagatatatcgacaacgttttttctattaacaataataactttcattcatatgtcgattcgatatatccctttgaactcgaaataaaagacaccacagagtcgtccacttctgcttcatacttagatattttattgaaagtagatattaaccacaaactaacaactcaactttatgacaaacggaatgatttcagcttctccatcgtcaacttcccatatttattcagcaatatcaactgcatatggtatttttatctctcaaccgattcgatacgcaagagcttgttctacgtatggtcagttttaaaatcgaggcaatctactgacaaacaagttgatggtacaggggtttcaatagtctcgtttaaagtcaaattctatagtcattataacgatttagtttgccaatgcaacctatcattgggtcaaatgctgtctgacttgtttcataccgattgttagaccattcttggcatactgattttgactaccgataactccgtttacctggtcaaaatatagggctcacggcgggtgtgaccggtcgacagatgatgcttacacctcctaggcacctgatcccacctctggtgtgtccaagggtccatgtttgcccaactatctattttgcattgcttatattagttatgagattgatcactgttcgttttcttcacctttcatctataattttgtcaccaataattgaattcaatgaaaattgctctatatcatatatttcagtaataacacaagtattatatcattatttctaacactttttaacctcaaaagaataagtggtttttggtgattaaataatcattGTCTTGcaaaatttgattgattgattttatattgtttaacgcccctctcgagaaattttctctcgtatggagacgtcaccatgagacgtcaccattgccggtgaaggactgcaaaatttaggcctatgctcgacgcttacggtctttgagcagggaggggtctttatcgtgccacacctgctgtgacacgaggcctcggtttttgcggtctcatccgaaggaccgccccatttagtccactcttacgacaatcaaggggtactgaggacttattctaaccccgATCCCCATTGGGGGTAACCAAAACCGGCGAAGAGCTTCTTTaagcctttgctcggcgcttacggccattgagcagtgagggttctttagcgtgccacacctactgtgacacggaacatccgtttttaaggtcatctccgagacattcacacctgatgccaagcgtttggcgatggaactgtcactacctgttttaacgacttaaatctgtcgcggccgggattcgaatccgaggtccggccttccgcatgcgaggcgaacgttctaacctctagaccaccgcggcggttcttgtttttgtagaaattgaatgttttattagtcattaatatatattcctatgccattgagatattttgagagagaaaaaatggttGTCATCACTTTTACAGCTAATGTCCCTTTAAACACTACTCTGGTTATACGCagaagtactctgaaattgatatatttcctcattgacaacatctatgtagtctttggtgaaaatgtctttcaacagtctgttgaaattcccatagGCATGAATTGTGATCCTTTATTTGCATACCTTTTCTGTATTCTTATGTATATGATAGGATAAAATCCTTTGCGGTGGCCTTCAAATCGATGTTTAGATacatcaacgacgttttatttcgcaacaatactcattttcattcatatgtcgattgaTGTACTCCATAGTCCTCCACATATACtttatatttggatatttttattattttattgaacatagacgataacggcaaactaacaagcCAACTTTATGACGAACGGATGACCAGCTTCTCTATCGTTAAATTAGGGGCCTATCTGCAAATgagaaagtcacaggacaaaaagtcacagacaaaaagtcacggacaaaatgaccatggacaaaaagtcacaataagaaattttatgaaagtaggacaaaatgtcacaggacaaaaagtcagttttataagaaaataagacaaaaagtcataattaaaatttttatgaaaatagaacaaaatgccacaggacaaaaagtaacagtttataagaaaataaaaaata
This genomic window from Ostrea edulis chromosome 4, xbOstEdul1.1, whole genome shotgun sequence contains:
- the LOC125668083 gene encoding chitotriosidase-1-like, producing the protein MNLRTVNPDLKILLAIGGWTHGTAPFTAVVDDPNDMAAFAANALTYLKTYQFDGLDLDWEYPGGNGSPPEDKQRFTSFVQKLRQVFDDDGVVNNRAPLLLTAAVAAGKSTIDNAYEIDLISRDLDFINLMSYDLHGSWEATTGHHSALFGRAGEVGTAAYMNVDYAVNYWINLGAPPEKLVLGIGLYGRSFTLASFSNTGVGASAVGAGSPGTYTGEAGLLAYYEVCYNLKYNGWTRQWHSEHKAPYAYHGTQWIGYDDGESINIKIDYIKTKGLGGGMVWSLDQDDFSNSCGDGPYPLMNLLRSGLARLLGTSTLMTSTFSSSTSLFSTLFPSTTQEQAKSPLATIDNLSSSKSVVTRTTQNLKASTNNLNTPSPTSCEAPQPCVDGQLYGDRCDIHKYYQCASGIAWQFQCAAGTVWDERIKNCNWDYLVLTSSAPCGCGPPASCVNGRFYEDKCDMKLYYQCAHGIPYPFECHPGTLWDVTITSCNWDYAVPSRSPPLGSDCSSYGTTSTPVQQTTVGYTKTSTHVPNTTNQEGGLATTKSNHMDSSSVEVLTSSTTVAPSSNQTASKIQSTQTSIVSQSYPTPTDAPTNYRPTDYSTAFTDRGATFSNTYPEVKSTSFTMTTEGDASSQTLKQITTSSTAITTNYISPLSQQQTTATLPHTGTTIRAVSQTQQQPTTTLPIAVTTNGALSQAQQQTTTETQSTTACGPPDTCPFPAWDSGSISLTSHILLIPTAVLLVFASFNRLF